A genomic segment from Pelobates fuscus isolate aPelFus1 chromosome 7, aPelFus1.pri, whole genome shotgun sequence encodes:
- the PIGC gene encoding phosphatidylinositol N-acetylglucosaminyltransferase subunit C, which produces MSPVLQSPSTGHYTSLAWRKESPPPDPVGLCPVWKKVLYERQPFPDNYVDESFLEELRKNIYVRRYSYWAVVFESAVVIQQLCSVCVFCVIWWYMDQGLLSPQNLCEIGLGFTLLGYMVFDLVDHGVGRKDSGRTRWDDLKSALVFVAFTYGFSPILKTLTESISTDTIYAMSVLMLLGHLVFFDYGANAAVVSSTLSINMAIFASVCLASRLPRSLHAFGMVTFAIQIFALWPSLQRKLRAHTPRTYTCVTFLFAVFALAGLMTISSVGTLLFSLLLLSVTFLCPYCLIRLQLFKDNIHGPWDEAEIKEDLSRFLD; this is translated from the coding sequence ATGAGCCCTGTGTTACAAAGCCCAAGCACTGGGCACTATACAAGCCTAGCATGGAGAAAAGAAAGCCCACCGCCAGATCCAGTAGGTCTCTGTCCAGTCTGGAAGAAGGTTCTATACGAACGTCAGCCTTTCCCTGACAACTATGTTGATGAGAGCTTCTTGGAGGAGCTGAGAAAGAACATCTATGTGCGCCGGTATAGCTATTGGGCGGTAGTCTTTGAATCTGCTGTAGTCATCCAGCAATTGTGCAGTGTCTGTGTCTTCTGTGTTATTTGGTGGTACATGGACCAGGGCTTGCTGTCCCCTCAGAACCTTTGTGAAATTGGACTGGGCTTCACACTTCTTGGTTATATGGTGTTTGATTTGGTGGACCACGGTGTggggagaaaggacagtggacggACTCGCTGGGATGACCTCAAAAGTGCATTGGTATTTGTAGCTTTTACATATGGATTTTCTCCAATACTCAAGACATTGACTGAATCTATCAGCACAGACACAATTTACGCCATGTCAGTCCTTATGCTTCTTGGACATCTTGTCTTCTTTGATTATGGGGCAAATGCTGCTGTAGTGTCTAGTACACTTTCCATAAACATGGCCATCTTTGCTTCTGTTTGCCTTGCCTCTCGCCTTCCTCGCTCTCTTCATGCCTTTGGAATGGTGACTTTTGCTATTCAAATTTTTGCACTTTGGCCAAGTCTGCAAAGGAAGCTTAGAGCTCACACTCCCCGTACATATACATgtgtaacatttttatttgctGTGTTTGCTTTGGCCGGGCTAATGACCATCTCAAGTGTTGGGACTTTGCTCTTTTCTTTGCTTCTCCTCTCTGTGACATTCCTGTGCCCATATTGCCTGATCCGGCTACAACTCTTTAAAGATAACATCCATGGTCCTTGGGATGAAGCTGAAATTAAGGAAGATCTCTCTCGTTTCCTTGATTAA